In the Populus trichocarpa isolate Nisqually-1 chromosome 1, P.trichocarpa_v4.1, whole genome shotgun sequence genome, one interval contains:
- the LOC7468016 gene encoding uncharacterized protein LOC7468016: MGGSLVAKRAAVSAPNQTLSLFRLSFCNLLKTFSTSSSSSAAAENPKNETSKPKRRKKKNLFEVAQFLPNWGIGYHMAKSHWANVSYEITKINLYKDGRHGKAWGIAHKDGLPIADAAPKKISGVHKRCWKYIPSLAKSIEGKASSPKSTETASKTEVQAA; the protein is encoded by the exons ATGGGTGGCAGTCTCGTCGCAAAGAGAGCAGCAGTGTCAGCCCCAAACCAAACACTAAGCTTATTCAGATTATCATTCTGCAACTTGCTAAAAACCTTCagtacttcttcttcttcttcagcagCTGCTGAAAACCCTAAAAATGAGACTTCAAAACCGAAgcgaagaaagaagaagaacctCTTCGAGGTGGCTCAGTTTCTGCCTAATTGGGGAATCGGATACCACATGGCTAAATCTCATTGGGCCAATGTATCTTACGAGATCACCAAAATCAATCTCTACAAG GATGGTAGGCATGGAAAAGCATGGGGGATAGCTCACAAAGATG GATTACCAATTGCTGATGCTGCTCCCAAGAAGATAAGTGGAGTTCACAAGCGTTGTTGGAAGTACATTCCCAGCTTGGCAAAATCAATTGAAGGCAAGGCAAGCTCACCAAAATCAACAGAAACTGCTTCAAAAACTGAAGTCCAGGCAgcttaa
- the LOC7478561 gene encoding mitochondrial import inner membrane translocase subunit TIM10 isoform X1, whose amino-acid sequence MAANNVGLPAGVSKEQAYGMAATEMEYRVELFNRLLNTCFNKCIDKRHKDAELNMGENSCVDRCVSKYWAVNGIIGQMLSAGQRPM is encoded by the exons ATGGCTGCCAACAACGTTGGTCTACCAGCTGGTGTCTCCAAAGAACAG GCCTATGGCATGGCTGCGACCGAGATGGAATACAGAGTCGAGTTGTTTAACAG GCTTCTTAATACATGTTTCAACAAGTGCATTGACAAAAG GCACAAGGATGCTGAGCTAAACATGGGTGAAAATAGTTGTGTTGACAGATGTGTTTCAAAATACTGGGCG GTGAATGGTATCATTGGCCAGATGCTTAGTGCTGGTCAACGTCCAATGTGA
- the LOC7485678 gene encoding serine/threonine-protein kinase BSK5 isoform X2: MGARCSKLSLCWWPSHLKSNLNYSSDLENGELLPGGFREYSLEQLRAATSGFSSDNIVSEHGEKAPNVVYRGKLQEDDRWIAVKRFNKSAWPDSRQFLEEARAVGQLRNERLANLIGCCCEGEERLLVAEFMPNETLSKHLFHWENQPMKWAMRLRVALYLAQALEYCSSKGRALYHDFNAYRILFDQDGNPRLSCFGLMKNSRDGKSYSTNLAFTPPEYLRTGRVTPESVVYSFGTLLLDLLSGKHIPPSHALDLIRGKNFLMLMDSCLEGHFSNDDGTELVRLASRCLQFEARERPNAKSLVTALTPLLKDTQVPSYILMGIPHGTESPKQTMSLTPLGEACSRLDLTAIHEMLEKVGYNDDEGIANELSFQMWTDQIQETLNCKKRGDAAFRAKDFNAAIDCYTQFIDGGTMVSPTVFARRCLCYLISDLPQQALGDAMQAQAVSPEWPTAFYLQAASLFSLGMDTDAQETLKDGSSLEAKNHGN, encoded by the exons ATGGGAGCTAGGTGCTCCAAATTATCACTCTGTTGGTGGCCTTCCCATCTCAAATCAAATCTCAACTATTCCTCTGATCTTG AGAATGGGGAGTTATTGCCTGGTGGGTTTAGAGAGTACAGTTTGGAGCAGCTAAGAGCTGCCACGTCAGGGTTCAGTTCGGACAACATAGTATCAGAACACGGAGAGAAAGCTCCGAATGTAGTTTACAGAGGAAAGCTTCAAGAAGATGATCGCTGGATTGCTGTTAAACGCTTTAACAAGTCTGCTTGGCCTGATTCTCGCCAATTCCTT gaGGAGGCTAGAGCAGTGGGGCAGTTAAGGAATGAAAGATTGGCCAATTTGATAGGGTGTTGCTGTGAAGGAGAGGAGAGGTTACTTGTTGCTGAGTTTATGCCTAATGAGACTCTCTCTAAGCATCTTTTTCATT GGGAGAATCAGCCGATGAAATGGGCTATGAGGTTGAGAGTGGCTCTTTATTTAGCTCAAGCTTTGGAGTACTGTAGTAGTAAAGGAAGGGCATTGTACCATGACTTTAATGCATATAGAATTTTGTTTGACCAG GATGGTAACCCGAGGCTCTCCTGCTTTGGCCTGATGAAGAACAGTAGAGATGGAAAGAGCTACAGTACAAATTTGGCATTCACCCCTCCCGAGTACTTGAGAACTG GAAGAGTGACACCGGAGAGCGTGGTTTATAGCTTTGGCACCCTATTACTTGATCTTCTCAGTGGAAAACATATCCCTCCAAGCcat GCACTTGACCTTATACGCGGAAAAAATTTTCTGATGCTGATGGACTCTTGTTTGGAGGGTCATTTTTCAAACGATGATGGAACTGAACTTGTGCGTTTAGCTTCACGTTGCTTACAGTTTGAAGCTCGTGAGAGGCCCAATGCAAAATCTCTTGTCACTGCTCTCACTCCTCTTCTAAAAGATACTCAG GTTCCATCCTATATTTTGATGGGTATTCCACATGGAACTGAATCCCCAAAGCAAACAATGTCATTGACACCTCTAGGGGAAGCTTGCTCAAGACTGGATCTTACTGCAATACATGAAATGCTGGAAAAGGTGGGATACAATGATGATGAGGGAATTGCAAATGAG CTTTCCTTCCAAATGTGGACAGATCAGATACAGGAAACGCTGAATTGTAAGAAACGTGGTGATGCTGCTTTTCGAGCTAAAGATTTTAACGCTGCCATTGATTGTTATACTCAA TTTATCGATGGCGGGACCATGGTATCTCCAACTGTATTTGCTAGACGCTGTTTGTGCTACTTGATAAGTGACTTGCCACAACAAGCTCTTGGAGATGCTATGCAAGCTCAAGCAGTTTCTCCCGAGTGGCCCACTGCCTTCTATCTTCAAGCTGCTTCCCTCTTTAGCCTCGGGATGGACACTGATGCACAGGAAACTCTAAAAGATGGCTCATCTTTAGAAGCtaaaaatcatggaaactga
- the LOC7478561 gene encoding mitochondrial import inner membrane translocase subunit TIM10 isoform X2, whose protein sequence is MAWLRPRWNTESSCLTEFPERLILFCLFRLLNTCFNKCIDKRHKDAELNMGENSCVDRCVSKYWAVNGIIGQMLSAGQRPM, encoded by the exons ATGGCATGGCTGCGACCGAGATGGAATACAGAGTCGAGTTGTTTAACAG AATTTCCTGAGCgcctcattttattttgtttattcagGCTTCTTAATACATGTTTCAACAAGTGCATTGACAAAAG GCACAAGGATGCTGAGCTAAACATGGGTGAAAATAGTTGTGTTGACAGATGTGTTTCAAAATACTGGGCG GTGAATGGTATCATTGGCCAGATGCTTAGTGCTGGTCAACGTCCAATGTGA
- the LOC7468015 gene encoding tubulin beta-2 chain: protein MREILHIQGGQCGNQIGAKFWEVVCAEHGIDSTGSYHGDSPLQLERINVYYNEASCGRFVPRAVLMDLEPGTMDSLRSGPYGQIFRPDNFVFGQSGAGNNWAKGHYTEGAELIDSVLDVVRKEAENCDCLQGFQVCHSLGGGTGSGMGTLLISKIREEYPDRMMLTFSVFPSPKVSDTVVEPYNATLSVHQLVENADECMVLDNEALYDICFRTLKLTTPSFGDLNHLISATMSGVTCCLRFPGQLNSDLRKLAVNLIPFPRLHFFMVGFAPLTSRGSQQYRALTVPELTQQMWDSKNMMCAADPRHGRYLTASAMFRGKMSTKEVDEQMLNVQNKNSSYFVEWIPNNVKSTVCDIPPTGLAMASTFIGNSTSIQEMFRRVSEQFTAMFRRKAFLHWYTGEGMDEMEFTEAESNMNDLVSEYQQYQDATADEEGEYEDEEEGEYQGDYQ from the exons ATGCGTGAGATCCTTCACATTCAAGGTGGGCAATGCGGCAACCAAATAGGAGCCAAGTTCTGGGAAGTTGTTTGTGCAGAACACGGCATAGACTCCACCGGCAGTTACCACGGCGACTCCCCTCTCCAACTTGAAAGAATCAATGTCTATTACAATGAAGCTAGTTGCGGTAGGTTTGTCCCTCGTGCTGTCCTCATGGATTTGGAGCCTGGAACCATGGACAGCCTCAGATCTGGCCCATATGGTCAGATCTTCAGACCTGACAACTTCGTTTTCGGCCAATCCGGTGCTGGAAACAACTGGGCTAAAGGTCATTACACCGAAGGCGCTGAACTCATCGATTCTGTCCTCGATGTTGTTCGAAAAGAAGCCGAAAATTGTGACTGCTTGCAAG GGTTCCAAGTGTGTCATTCACTTGGAGGTGGAACTGGGTCTGGAATGGGAACGCTTTTGATATCGAAGATTAGAGAAGAATACCCGGATAGAATGATGTTGACATTCTCTGTGTTTCCTTCTCCAAAGGTGTCTGATACAGTTGTGGAGCCTTACAATGCTACTCTGTCTGTACACCAACTTGTTGAGAATGCTGATGAGTGTATGGTTCTCGATAATGAAGCCTTGTATGATATCTGTTTCAGGACTCTCAAACTCACCACTCCTAGTT TTGGTGACTTGAATCATCTGATATCTGCAACAATGTCTGGGGTTACATGCTGCTTGAGGTTCCCTGGACAGTTGAACTCTGATCTGAGAAAACTTGCAGTGAACTTGATACCATTCCCTCGTCTACACTTTTTCATGGTGGGTTTTGCTCCACTCACATCCCGTGGTTCGCAGCAGTACAGAGCTTTGACTGTTCCTGAGCTCACTCAACAAATGTGGGATTCAAAGAACATGATGTGTGCAGCTGACCCTCGTCATGGCCGCTACCTAACAGCATCAGCCATGTTCCGTGGCAAGATGAGTACCAAGGAAGTAGATGAGCAGATGCTGAATGTGCAGAACAAGAACTCTTCCTACTTTGTTGAGTGGATTCCAAACAATGTGAAATCAACTGTGTGCGATATCCCACCTACTGGTCTTGCGATGGCATCCACCTTTATTGGCAATTCAACATCAATTCAAGAGATGTTTAGGAGGGTTAGTGAGCAATTTACTGCCATGTTTAGGAGGAAGGCTTTCTTGCATTGGTACACAGGAGAAGGAATGGATGAGATGGAGTTTACTGAGGCTGAGAGTAACATGAATGATCTGGTTTCCGAGTATCAGCAATACCAAGATGCAACCGCTGATGAGGAAGGAGAATATGAGGATGAGGAAGAAGGAGAATACCAGGGAGATTATCAGTAG
- the LOC7485678 gene encoding serine/threonine-protein kinase BSK5 isoform X1 yields MGARCSKLSLCWWPSHLKSNLNYSSDLENGELLPGGFREYSLEQLRAATSGFSSDNIVSEHGEKAPNVVYRGKLQEDDRWIAVKRFNKSAWPDSRQFLEEARAVGQLRNERLANLIGCCCEGEERLLVAEFMPNETLSKHLFHWENQPMKWAMRLRVALYLAQALEYCSSKGRALYHDFNAYRILFDQDGNPRLSCFGLMKNSRDGKSYSTNLAFTPPEYLRTGRVTPESVVYSFGTLLLDLLSGKHIPPSHALDLIRGKNFLMLMDSCLEGHFSNDDGTELVRLASRCLQFEARERPNAKSLVTALTPLLKDTQQVPSYILMGIPHGTESPKQTMSLTPLGEACSRLDLTAIHEMLEKVGYNDDEGIANELSFQMWTDQIQETLNCKKRGDAAFRAKDFNAAIDCYTQFIDGGTMVSPTVFARRCLCYLISDLPQQALGDAMQAQAVSPEWPTAFYLQAASLFSLGMDTDAQETLKDGSSLEAKNHGN; encoded by the exons ATGGGAGCTAGGTGCTCCAAATTATCACTCTGTTGGTGGCCTTCCCATCTCAAATCAAATCTCAACTATTCCTCTGATCTTG AGAATGGGGAGTTATTGCCTGGTGGGTTTAGAGAGTACAGTTTGGAGCAGCTAAGAGCTGCCACGTCAGGGTTCAGTTCGGACAACATAGTATCAGAACACGGAGAGAAAGCTCCGAATGTAGTTTACAGAGGAAAGCTTCAAGAAGATGATCGCTGGATTGCTGTTAAACGCTTTAACAAGTCTGCTTGGCCTGATTCTCGCCAATTCCTT gaGGAGGCTAGAGCAGTGGGGCAGTTAAGGAATGAAAGATTGGCCAATTTGATAGGGTGTTGCTGTGAAGGAGAGGAGAGGTTACTTGTTGCTGAGTTTATGCCTAATGAGACTCTCTCTAAGCATCTTTTTCATT GGGAGAATCAGCCGATGAAATGGGCTATGAGGTTGAGAGTGGCTCTTTATTTAGCTCAAGCTTTGGAGTACTGTAGTAGTAAAGGAAGGGCATTGTACCATGACTTTAATGCATATAGAATTTTGTTTGACCAG GATGGTAACCCGAGGCTCTCCTGCTTTGGCCTGATGAAGAACAGTAGAGATGGAAAGAGCTACAGTACAAATTTGGCATTCACCCCTCCCGAGTACTTGAGAACTG GAAGAGTGACACCGGAGAGCGTGGTTTATAGCTTTGGCACCCTATTACTTGATCTTCTCAGTGGAAAACATATCCCTCCAAGCcat GCACTTGACCTTATACGCGGAAAAAATTTTCTGATGCTGATGGACTCTTGTTTGGAGGGTCATTTTTCAAACGATGATGGAACTGAACTTGTGCGTTTAGCTTCACGTTGCTTACAGTTTGAAGCTCGTGAGAGGCCCAATGCAAAATCTCTTGTCACTGCTCTCACTCCTCTTCTAAAAGATACTCAG CAGGTTCCATCCTATATTTTGATGGGTATTCCACATGGAACTGAATCCCCAAAGCAAACAATGTCATTGACACCTCTAGGGGAAGCTTGCTCAAGACTGGATCTTACTGCAATACATGAAATGCTGGAAAAGGTGGGATACAATGATGATGAGGGAATTGCAAATGAG CTTTCCTTCCAAATGTGGACAGATCAGATACAGGAAACGCTGAATTGTAAGAAACGTGGTGATGCTGCTTTTCGAGCTAAAGATTTTAACGCTGCCATTGATTGTTATACTCAA TTTATCGATGGCGGGACCATGGTATCTCCAACTGTATTTGCTAGACGCTGTTTGTGCTACTTGATAAGTGACTTGCCACAACAAGCTCTTGGAGATGCTATGCAAGCTCAAGCAGTTTCTCCCGAGTGGCCCACTGCCTTCTATCTTCAAGCTGCTTCCCTCTTTAGCCTCGGGATGGACACTGATGCACAGGAAACTCTAAAAGATGGCTCATCTTTAGAAGCtaaaaatcatggaaactga
- the LOC7485676 gene encoding uncharacterized protein LOC7485676 — MPATHTPHFDRVHFSASSSDISLSGEIGAHRNSSESDCLSEVDLESGALDMEVHSDNKTQRDCRICHLGLETSEQECGGAIELGCSCKGDLGAAHKKCAETWFKIKGNTTCEICGATALGVAGEQTNVPHNASAAVLSAPAGPLILVETQTFWHSRRIMNFLLACMVVAFVISWLFHFKILS; from the exons ATGCCAGCTACACACACTCCCCATTTTGATAGAGTTCATTTCAGTGCCAGCAGCAGTGACATCTCACTCTCTGGTGAGATTGGGGCTCATAGGAACTCTTCGGAGTCAGATTGCTTGTCAGAGGTGGATTTGGAGAGTGGAGCTTTGGATATGGAGGTGCATTCGGACAACAAGACTCAGAGAGATTGTAGAATTTGTCACTTGGGTTTGGAGACTAGCGAGCAAGAATGTGGAGGAGCTATTGAGTTGGGGTGTTCCTGTAAGGGTGATTTGGGTGCTGCACACAAGAAATGTGCAGAGACTTGGTTCAAAATCAAGGGTAACAC GACATGCGAGATATGTGGTGCCACTGCACTTGGTGTTGCAGGCGAGCAGACAAATGTACCCCATAATGCTAGTGCTGCAGTCTTATCAGCACCAGCAGGTCCTCTGATCCTTGTGGAGACCCAAACATTTTGGCATAGTCGCCGCATTATGAATTTCTTGCTTGCCTGCATGGTGGTGGCCTTTGTCATTTCTTGGCTCTTTCACTTTAAAATCCTCTCGTGA
- the LOC7485677 gene encoding uncharacterized protein LOC7485677 yields MEHGSVRDPSSATFCFVDEDHTLANSVRFALNQDPRVSFCGYSIPHPSDAKVNIRVQTTGDPAREVLKDACQNLMVMCQHVRSTLDKAVDDYRSNPTDMDTK; encoded by the exons ATGGAGCACGGTTCAGTGAGGGATCCAAGCAGCGCAACCTTCTGTTTTGTAGACGAAGATCATACTCTCGCAAACTCTGTCAGATTCGCCTTGAATCAAGA TCCAAGGGTATCATTCTGTGGATACAGCATTCCTCATCCTTCTGATGCTAAGGTTAATATTCGAGTACAGACTACAG GTGATCCAGCTAGGGAGGTGTTGAAGGATGCATGTCAGAATTTGATGGTGATGTGCCAGCACGTCAGGAGCACTTTGGACAAGGCTGTTGATGATTATAGAAGCAATCCCACAGATATGGATACAAAATAA